Proteins from one Chlorogloeopsis sp. ULAP01 genomic window:
- a CDS encoding PAS domain S-box protein yields the protein MTETSPKPIATTAPVPANEVERLEALRRYNILDTPPEAAFDRITSLAARILNVPIALVSLIDKSRGWFKSAHGFELREVQRDATICSFALLSNEILVIPDTRLDNRLVCNPFVQNEPGLRFYAGAPLLTQDGFNLGTLCLLDTKPRADLSDEQKVVLTDLAAMVMDELELRLAARKIAQIDVALLEVTQGVSVATGEAFFFALVQHLGKVLGVDYTYIGLLDGDNQEAIQTIAACAKGQIIDNFAYLLQDTPCQEVLQTRKLCCYPNRVQALFPNAPLLEPLNVESYVAVPFFDSTGVPLGLLGVMHSNALTNVQLAESLLTIFALRIATELERQQTEAVRQQVQYDLERLVEKRTVELSQANELLQSEIAERQQAQVALQKEQELLRVLLDNVQAGIVACNAEGILTLFNRAAREFHGLLEQPLPPEEWARHYNLYLPDGKTPMSKNEIPLFRALQEQTVENVEMVIAPKHGTAKTVLASGQAIADSQGKKQGAVVVMHDITERKQAEAELLISDAALQQMPDAILLTDLEGKIQRWLGNAEQIFGYTAKEAIGKPVNFLHHPDIKPKMTAQMIRSIQETGAFCSEVPCLRKDGSVVPIETTAKTVYDKAGNPIFFISINRDITERKRSEAERAQLMRQQVQEQTARLEAEADQRRSAFLAEVSTALASSLDYECTLASVANLVVPFFADWCAIDLLQDNQFIHRVAVAHCDPNKVELGWEIHRRYPRHIDATEGVPKVLRTRKTEMATEIPDAALVMMAQDAEHLQILRELGLKSGIISPLLARGQILGAISFVTAQSERRYSQADLALAEDIAHRAAIAIDNARLYEAERTARSTAEAANRVKDEFLAVLSHELRTPLNPILGWSKLLRAGKLDAAKIDYALETIERNAKLQTQLIEDLLDVSRILQGKLSFNMAPVDLAPTIKAAIETVQLAAQAKSINLRFTILDFGLENIDVSPKATDFNEQLDHLKSRHLHSTRLTRKGSVAPKFQVLGDAARLQQMIWNLLTNAVKFTPSGGRVEIILKCIDSEAEIKVSDTGKGIDCDFLPYVFEYFRQADATITRKFGGLGLGLAIVRHLVELHGGTIYAESPGEDLGATFTVRLPLITVVGKTTQDNLSAVGNFDFSQLQILIVDDEADMRDLVLTILEQYGAQVRVAASATEALALLDISQPDLLISDIGMPDIDGYMLMRQIRNRPPEKGGSIGAIALTAYAAEYDQQKALEAGFQQHISKPVDPEELVKAIATLVVSIDGQNKPGNV from the coding sequence ATGACTGAAACTTCCCCTAAACCGATTGCAACAACTGCCCCTGTTCCAGCAAATGAGGTAGAACGCTTAGAGGCACTGCGGCGATACAACATTCTCGATACACCACCAGAAGCTGCTTTTGATCGCATCACCTCCTTGGCAGCGCGTATATTGAATGTGCCGATCGCACTGGTTTCGCTAATTGATAAATCGAGAGGCTGGTTTAAATCGGCTCATGGCTTTGAACTACGCGAGGTGCAGCGAGATGCGACTATTTGTAGCTTTGCCCTGTTATCTAATGAAATTTTAGTCATTCCCGATACTAGGCTCGACAATCGTCTCGTCTGTAATCCATTTGTACAAAATGAACCAGGTTTGCGATTCTATGCTGGTGCGCCATTGCTGACTCAAGATGGCTTCAACTTAGGTACTCTTTGTTTGTTAGATACTAAACCGCGTGCTGACTTAAGTGATGAGCAAAAAGTCGTTCTGACAGATCTGGCTGCAATGGTAATGGATGAACTAGAACTACGATTGGCAGCCCGTAAAATTGCTCAAATTGATGTTGCATTGTTAGAGGTGACTCAAGGCGTTTCTGTAGCAACGGGTGAAGCATTTTTCTTTGCTTTGGTGCAACATTTAGGCAAGGTGCTGGGAGTTGATTACACATATATTGGTTTATTGGATGGAGATAACCAAGAAGCAATCCAAACGATCGCCGCCTGCGCCAAGGGGCAGATCATTGACAATTTTGCATACCTGCTACAAGATACCCCCTGCCAGGAAGTCCTTCAGACACGAAAATTGTGCTGTTATCCCAATCGAGTCCAAGCTTTGTTTCCCAACGCGCCTCTTTTAGAACCTCTAAATGTGGAAAGCTATGTAGCGGTTCCGTTTTTTGACTCCACGGGCGTACCCCTCGGCTTATTAGGTGTGATGCATAGCAATGCTTTGACGAATGTTCAGCTTGCAGAATCTCTATTAACCATCTTTGCCCTCCGCATCGCCACTGAACTGGAACGACAGCAAACAGAAGCAGTACGGCAACAAGTCCAGTACGATTTGGAGCGGTTAGTTGAAAAACGAACAGTTGAACTATCCCAAGCAAATGAATTACTCCAGTCAGAAATTGCAGAGCGCCAGCAAGCCCAAGTAGCCCTGCAAAAAGAACAAGAGTTACTCAGAGTGCTGCTTGATAATGTTCAGGCAGGAATTGTAGCCTGTAACGCCGAGGGGATTTTGACTCTATTTAATCGAGCCGCACGGGAATTTCATGGCTTGCTGGAGCAACCACTACCACCTGAAGAGTGGGCAAGACACTATAACCTGTATTTGCCTGATGGCAAAACGCCTATGTCCAAAAACGAGATCCCGTTATTTCGGGCGTTACAGGAACAGACAGTCGAGAATGTTGAAATGGTAATTGCGCCCAAACATGGAACGGCAAAAACGGTGCTTGCTAGTGGGCAGGCGATCGCCGATAGCCAGGGCAAAAAACAAGGGGCAGTCGTCGTGATGCACGACATCACCGAACGCAAACAAGCCGAAGCCGAGCTACTGATTTCCGATGCTGCCTTGCAACAAATGCCTGATGCCATTTTGTTAACCGATTTGGAGGGTAAGATTCAACGCTGGTTGGGCAATGCCGAGCAAATTTTTGGCTACACAGCAAAAGAGGCGATCGGCAAACCCGTAAACTTTCTCCATCACCCAGATATCAAACCGAAGATGACGGCGCAAATGATTCGCTCCATTCAAGAAACAGGAGCCTTTTGTAGTGAAGTCCCCTGTCTACGAAAAGATGGATCGGTAGTGCCAATTGAAACAACAGCCAAAACTGTATACGACAAAGCGGGCAATCCAATCTTTTTTATTAGTATCAACAGAGACATTACCGAGCGCAAACGTTCAGAAGCAGAACGCGCCCAATTGATGCGCCAGCAAGTTCAAGAGCAAACTGCGCGTCTAGAAGCAGAAGCCGATCAACGGCGATCAGCATTTCTTGCAGAAGTTAGCACAGCACTGGCATCCTCATTGGATTATGAATGCACTCTGGCAAGTGTTGCAAATTTGGTAGTGCCGTTTTTTGCAGACTGGTGTGCGATCGACCTACTGCAAGACAATCAATTTATTCATCGGGTTGCAGTGGCTCACTGCGATCCAAACAAAGTGGAATTGGGTTGGGAAATTCATCGTCGATATCCCAGACACATCGACGCAACGGAAGGAGTACCTAAGGTATTGCGAACTAGGAAAACCGAAATGGCAACTGAAATTCCAGATGCTGCATTGGTAATGATGGCTCAAGATGCTGAACATCTGCAAATTTTACGCGAATTGGGCTTAAAATCTGGGATTATCTCACCGTTACTTGCTCGTGGTCAGATTTTGGGAGCAATTTCCTTTGTCACTGCCCAATCCGAGCGCCGTTACAGTCAAGCAGATCTAGCCTTGGCAGAAGACATTGCCCATCGAGCCGCGATCGCCATTGATAATGCCCGCCTCTACGAAGCCGAACGAACAGCCCGAAGTACAGCAGAAGCTGCCAACCGAGTTAAAGATGAATTTTTGGCGGTGTTGTCTCATGAGTTGCGAACGCCACTCAATCCGATTTTAGGTTGGTCTAAATTGCTTCGTGCAGGAAAATTAGATGCTGCCAAAATAGATTATGCCTTAGAAACAATTGAGCGTAACGCTAAACTCCAAACCCAACTCATTGAGGATCTTTTGGATGTCTCGCGCATTTTGCAAGGCAAGCTTAGTTTCAACATGGCTCCTGTCGATTTGGCACCGACGATTAAAGCAGCTATTGAAACTGTGCAGTTGGCAGCCCAAGCCAAATCAATCAATTTACGATTTACGATTTTAGATTTTGGATTGGAAAATATTGATGTTAGCCCAAAAGCTACAGACTTTAACGAGCAACTGGATCATCTAAAATCACGCCACTTGCACTCAACGCGCTTAACCCGTAAAGGCTCAGTGGCTCCAAAATTCCAGGTTTTGGGTGATGCTGCTCGCCTACAGCAAATGATTTGGAATTTACTTACAAACGCCGTTAAATTTACTCCATCAGGCGGACGGGTTGAAATTATACTGAAGTGTATTGACTCAGAGGCTGAAATTAAAGTTAGTGATACGGGTAAAGGTATTGATTGTGACTTTTTGCCGTATGTATTTGAGTATTTTCGACAGGCCGATGCAACAATCACCAGGAAATTTGGCGGGCTAGGATTAGGATTAGCAATAGTTCGTCACTTAGTCGAACTACATGGAGGAACTATTTATGCAGAGAGTCCTGGTGAGGATTTAGGCGCAACCTTTACGGTCAGATTACCATTAATAACCGTTGTTGGAAAAACAACTCAGGACAACCTATCTGCTGTTGGCAACTTTGATTTTAGTCAACTACAAATTCTTATCGTTGATGATGAAGCTGATATGCGAGACTTGGTACTCACCATTTTGGAACAATATGGAGCGCAGGTGAGGGTTGCAGCATCAGCTACTGAAGCATTGGCACTGTTGGATATTTCCCAGCCAGACTTGTTAATTAGCGATATTGGGATGCCTGATATCGATGGTTATATGTTAATGCGACAAATCAGGAATAGACCGCCTGAAAAAGGAGGATCAATTGGAGCGATCGCTCTAACTGCCTATGCCGCAGAGTACGATCAGCAAAAAGCCCTGGAAGCAGGATTTCAACAGCATATATCTAAACCCGTTGATCCAGAAGAATTAGTCAAGGCGATCGCGACATTGGTTGTCAGTATTGATGGACAAAACAAACCTGGCAATGTCTAA
- a CDS encoding Uma2 family endonuclease: protein MTSATNPTTDLTPFPDHTQLPESDGTFVKNFQEHPQSILLTDSIKPILQKRHPDGQYCIGQDCGIYWRITDPPEKGAEAPDWFYVPNVPSLLNGQTRRSYVLWQEFIAPLIVLEFASGDGSEERNQTPWTGKFWIYEQVIHPAFYGIYEVNKASVEVYHLIEGQYQLLPVNERGHYSIHPLGVELGIWQGQYQNMELPWLRWWDSQGNLLLTGEERAEQERQRADRLAAQLRSLGIEPEA, encoded by the coding sequence ATGACCTCTGCAACCAATCCAACCACTGACCTTACTCCTTTCCCTGACCATACGCAACTACCAGAGTCTGACGGCACTTTTGTGAAAAATTTCCAGGAACATCCACAAAGCATTCTACTAACCGACTCGATTAAACCCATATTGCAAAAACGTCATCCTGATGGGCAATACTGTATTGGTCAAGATTGCGGTATCTATTGGCGCATAACCGATCCTCCAGAGAAAGGTGCAGAAGCTCCCGACTGGTTCTATGTACCGAATGTACCATCATTGCTCAACGGGCAAACACGGAGGTCTTATGTATTATGGCAAGAGTTTATCGCACCCTTAATTGTATTAGAATTTGCCTCTGGAGATGGAAGCGAAGAACGAAATCAAACCCCCTGGACGGGGAAATTTTGGATTTATGAGCAAGTGATCCACCCGGCTTTTTATGGCATTTATGAAGTAAATAAAGCCAGTGTGGAAGTTTATCACTTAATTGAGGGGCAGTATCAGCTATTACCAGTAAATGAGCGCGGACATTATTCTATACATCCTTTAGGCGTTGAATTAGGTATATGGCAGGGACAGTATCAGAATATGGAATTACCCTGGTTGCGCTGGTGGGATTCGCAAGGTAATTTGTTGTTGACTGGCGAAGAAAGAGCCGAACAAGAACGTCAAAGAGCCGATCGCCTAGCTGCCCAATTGCGATCGCTTGGCATTGAACCAGAAGCTTAA
- a CDS encoding SH3 domain-containing protein, producing MLKIFMTGALILAAALPARAQVGPGLGRTDSIASRPQSYAQVCTNDVYGRLSVRSGPGRNFRKLKEITNGQLVGLMSGQYGQDGFWWWRISHQNGSGWARADFLCGDPQ from the coding sequence ATGTTGAAAATTTTCATGACTGGCGCATTAATTCTAGCTGCTGCTCTACCCGCACGCGCACAAGTTGGGCCTGGACTTGGTCGCACTGATAGTATTGCGTCTCGTCCCCAATCTTATGCTCAAGTTTGTACTAATGATGTTTATGGTAGACTTTCAGTGCGTAGTGGCCCTGGGCGCAACTTTCGTAAGCTTAAAGAAATTACTAACGGACAGCTGGTAGGATTAATGAGTGGTCAGTACGGACAAGACGGTTTTTGGTGGTGGAGAATTTCTCATCAAAATGGAAGTGGTTGGGCTCGTGCTGATTTTCTTTGTGGCGATCCTCAATAA
- a CDS encoding L,D-transpeptidase, with product MPIRLALISLSCLSIVGCTNTTELQSSANLVELQASSNQRIQTKLATIEREKESKSYNVLSNFEIQNSNDLKHEWKFENQELYAQKISTAPISPSSYMKLVPTGKKNALGNPLYQLKMYAKGQPVGTYNTVSGRASSQKRNRNLSGTEAPLPNGKYEVARNYIRGTIPEAGDRFLPIKPKFKTGRTDLGIHYDPSFDKDNGEDGTSGCIALTKRQDLDQVLRYIRTYQPSFLEVTI from the coding sequence ATGCCAATTCGATTAGCCTTAATATCTTTGAGTTGCCTATCTATCGTAGGTTGTACTAATACTACAGAGCTACAATCATCAGCAAATTTAGTTGAATTACAGGCCAGTAGCAATCAGAGAATACAAACAAAATTAGCAACTATTGAGCGAGAGAAAGAAAGCAAAAGTTATAATGTATTATCTAATTTTGAAATACAAAATAGCAATGACTTAAAGCACGAGTGGAAATTTGAGAATCAAGAATTATATGCTCAAAAAATTTCAACAGCACCAATAAGTCCATCTAGTTACATGAAATTAGTGCCAACAGGGAAAAAAAATGCTCTTGGTAATCCCCTTTATCAACTTAAAATGTACGCAAAAGGTCAGCCAGTTGGCACTTATAATACTGTTTCTGGAAGAGCTTCTAGTCAAAAAAGAAACCGCAATCTCTCCGGAACGGAAGCACCATTACCAAATGGAAAGTATGAGGTTGCAAGAAATTATATTCGCGGCACGATTCCAGAAGCAGGCGATCGTTTCCTTCCGATCAAGCCAAAATTTAAAACTGGTCGTACAGATTTAGGCATTCATTACGATCCATCTTTTGATAAAGACAACGGTGAAGACGGAACATCAGGATGTATTGCACTAACTAAGCGACAGGATTTAGATCAAGTTTTGAGATATATCCGCACTTATCAACCCAGTTTTCTTGAAGTCACTATTTAA
- a CDS encoding DUF4336 domain-containing protein: protein MNAQGAKASEIYSKDFSWPLWPVVPLYPYGQRRTIRKEVVQDTIWTFDQLQGIFYVVVPIRMTVVKFAQGGLLVYAPVAPTPECIGLMQELVAEHGDVKYIILPTTSGIEHKVFVGPFSRCFPKALVFVAPNQWSFPLNLPLSWLGLPSRRTQQLPKDSTTAPFADEFDYAILGSIELGLGKFTEVAFFHKRSHTLLITDSVVSIPEEPPAIVQLDPYPLLFHAKDNASDVVADNQVNRCKGWQRISLFAMYFQPSVLEVISWGEVFRNAFKAPERSKKAYFGLFPFKWKDDWKRSFDVLQGDGRLIVAPILQTLILNRAPKETIEWANRVASWDFQWIIPSHFNSPIKAGGHQFRQAFSFLEKFPTKDASLLGSGSYSLPEQDFKILREIDAGLKKFRIVPPPKDKV, encoded by the coding sequence ATAAATGCACAGGGAGCGAAAGCATCAGAGATTTATTCAAAAGACTTTTCATGGCCATTGTGGCCTGTTGTACCACTTTATCCATACGGTCAACGCCGAACAATTCGCAAAGAAGTGGTTCAGGATACAATCTGGACTTTTGATCAACTTCAAGGCATTTTCTATGTTGTTGTACCTATTCGGATGACGGTGGTGAAGTTCGCTCAGGGAGGACTTTTGGTTTATGCACCTGTTGCACCAACGCCTGAGTGTATTGGACTTATGCAAGAATTAGTGGCAGAACATGGGGATGTCAAGTATATTATTCTGCCGACTACCTCTGGTATAGAACATAAGGTTTTCGTTGGCCCTTTTTCTAGATGCTTTCCAAAAGCACTGGTATTTGTAGCTCCCAATCAGTGGAGTTTTCCTCTAAATCTGCCCCTCAGTTGGCTTGGTTTACCCTCTCGGCGCACTCAGCAGCTACCAAAAGACAGCACTACAGCACCCTTCGCTGACGAGTTTGATTATGCGATTTTGGGTTCTATCGAGCTTGGGCTGGGTAAATTTACAGAAGTTGCATTCTTTCATAAGCGATCGCACACACTCTTGATTACGGATTCAGTAGTTTCTATACCGGAAGAACCACCTGCGATCGTCCAATTAGATCCATACCCGTTGCTATTCCATGCTAAGGATAATGCATCTGATGTTGTTGCAGATAATCAAGTAAATCGCTGTAAAGGCTGGCAACGGATTTCGTTGTTTGCTATGTACTTTCAACCAAGTGTGTTGGAGGTTATTAGTTGGGGTGAGGTATTTCGCAATGCCTTCAAAGCACCGGAACGCTCAAAGAAAGCTTATTTTGGTTTGTTTCCTTTTAAATGGAAGGACGACTGGAAACGCTCATTTGATGTATTGCAAGGAGATGGTCGTCTAATTGTAGCCCCAATTTTACAGACTCTGATTCTAAATCGAGCACCAAAGGAAACTATTGAATGGGCAAATCGGGTGGCGAGTTGGGATTTTCAGTGGATTATTCCCTCTCACTTTAACTCACCCATCAAAGCAGGAGGGCATCAATTTCGACAAGCATTCTCTTTTCTGGAAAAGTTCCCCACAAAGGATGCGAGTTTGTTAGGAAGTGGTAGTTATTCCTTGCCGGAGCAGGATTTTAAAATACTTAGAGAAATCGACGCGGGTTTAAAGAAATTTAGGATTGTACCGCCACCGAAAGACAAGGTGTAA
- a CDS encoding AraC family transcriptional regulator — protein sequence MSGDDLPEISTKCESFFSQVFCETPILFSDRNIWNGISLEQRYLPPGETPEYSLNQFVITINLGQSFQVERTLDRHLQAGLMFTGAVGLCPMHIPQTIRWDRDANVLFLYLEYAFLTRNAVELLDTDKFEMLPHLIAQDMLVHQIGLGLKAQLKTNGLDSRLYAESAATFLAVHLLQNYSTRKSLFREYAGGLPQQQLKQAVDYIQDHLTQQISLDAIANYLGISRYHFCRLFKQSTGLSPHQYVIQQRVERAKQLLLQGEMSIAYVAQACGFSHQSHLNHHFKRLTGVTPKNLLNS from the coding sequence ATGTCAGGTGATGATCTGCCAGAGATTAGTACGAAGTGCGAAAGTTTTTTTTCACAAGTTTTCTGTGAAACACCCATACTTTTTAGCGATAGAAACATATGGAACGGAATCAGTTTAGAGCAACGCTACCTACCACCAGGGGAAACTCCTGAGTATTCTCTCAATCAATTTGTCATCACTATTAATCTTGGGCAGAGTTTTCAGGTAGAGCGAACTCTAGATAGACATTTGCAAGCAGGATTAATGTTTACAGGTGCAGTGGGGCTTTGTCCAATGCATATTCCCCAGACGATCCGTTGGGATAGAGATGCCAATGTTCTTTTCCTCTATTTAGAATATGCATTCTTGACTCGTAATGCTGTAGAGTTACTTGATACAGATAAATTTGAAATGTTACCGCATCTGATCGCTCAAGATATGTTGGTTCATCAAATTGGGCTAGGATTAAAAGCACAACTTAAAACTAATGGTTTAGATAGTCGTCTGTACGCCGAATCAGCCGCAACATTTTTAGCAGTTCATCTCCTGCAAAACTATTCAACTCGAAAATCTTTGTTCCGGGAGTATGCAGGAGGTTTACCGCAACAGCAGCTAAAACAAGCAGTTGATTATATCCAAGATCACTTAACACAACAAATCTCTCTAGATGCGATCGCTAATTATCTTGGTATCAGTCGCTATCACTTTTGCCGATTATTCAAGCAATCTACAGGACTAAGCCCTCATCAGTATGTGATTCAACAGCGAGTAGAACGGGCAAAGCAACTATTACTGCAAGGTGAGATGAGTATTGCTTATGTTGCTCAAGCTTGTGGCTTTTCCCATCAGAGCCATCTTAATCACCACTTCAAACGATTAACTGGAGTGACACCCAAAAATTTGCTCAATTCATAG